A window of Jatrophihabitans sp. genomic DNA:
GCCAGCAGCAGGTCCTCGTCGGTGAACTGGGTGAACGACTCGACCCCGTTGCTGATGTTGCGCCAGAAGTCGTGGACGTCATCGGCTCCGGGAAATCGCCCGGACATCCCGATGATCGCGATCTCTGGCTCACGGGGCGACGGCATCGCGTCGGTGTGAACGGTGTGCTGCTCCATGGAACACGGCCCCTATCAGTAACGATCACCGCACATCTGGCCAGATGTGACGTCTCGCGCTTCGGCATGGTGGACGGGTCCGGGATCGCCCGTTGAGGTGACAGCCCGGCGGGCTACAGCAGGCGGGTTCGGCCCCATCCGCGAGCCAGCCGCCGCACCGCGTACACGCCGGCCAGCAGGCCCAGCCCCATCAGGATCGCGGCGGGCACCAGCACGTCGCGGGTGTCACCGCGGACCGCGGCCTGGAACATCGACAGCGCGTAGTACCCCGGAGAGATGTGGGCCAGCGTTCCGGCCCAACCCGGCAGGATGCTCAACGGCACCAGAGCGCCGCCGAGCGAGCTCAGCACCAGCGCGCCCACGTCCGAGATCACGCCGAGCTCGCCCAGGCTGCGGGCGACCGTGGCAAGCGCGGCGCCCATGGCCAGCAAGGAGAAGGTCCAGACGAAGATGGCGAGCGCGACGTAGTGGGGCGAGCGCGGCCACGGGATCCCGATGACCAGGCAGCCGTAGCAGAACAGCAAGCTCTGCTGCAGCAGCATCACCGCGAAGATCGGAAGGGTCTTGCCCAGCAGCATCTCGGTCGCCGAGGCGCGGCTCTGGCGCAGCCGGTCCCAGGTGTGCCACTGCCGCTCGACCAGGATCGAGTTGCCGGCGATGGCGATCGCGAAGACCGAGAACATCACCAGCAGGCCGGTGACCACCTGCACCGCGCCGCCCTCGACCGCCCTGGTGTAGAGCGGCTTGAGCACCACCATCAGGACCATCGGCATCACGATGTAGCTGATCATCTGGCCCGGGTCGCGCAGCCGGATCGTCAGGTTGTGCCGCGTGATCGCCGAGATCCGGTAGACCGAGCCACGCAGGCCGGCCATCGGGCCGGCAGCAGCCGGGGTGTCAAGAAGCATTGTTGACCGCCAGGGACCGGTAGACATCGTCGAGCGATGCGTTACGTAGTTCGACCGCGCTGATCGGGCGGTCGGTGGAGCTGAGCAGTTCGATCAGGGTGACGGTCGGCTCGGTGGTGGAGACCCGCAGGTCCTCCTCGTCCTCGAAGATCACCCGTACCTCGCCCGGGAGTCCCCGGACCAGCTCGTCATAACTGCCCCTGGCGACGATGCGCCCGGCGCGGATGACGGCGATGGTGGCCTGCAGCTCGGTGAGTTCGGGCAGGTAGTGGGTGGTGTAGACCACCGCGGCGCCCTCACCGGCCCGCTGCTTGACGACATCGAGCATCGCCTGCCGGGTCTCCTGATCCGCGCCCGCGGTCGGCTCGTCCAGCAGCAACACCGAGGGCCGGTGGATCAGGGCGGTGGCGGCCTGGGTACGGCGCTGCTGACCACCGGACAGCACGCCGGTGCGCCGGTCCATGATCTCGGTCAGCCGCAGCGCGACCGCGAGCTCGTCGATGGCGTTGGTGAGCGCCTCGCGGCGCAGGCCGGCGAGCCGGCCGAAGAGGTCAAGGTGCTCGCGCACGGTGATCGAGGGGTACAGGCCGATGTGCTGCGGTGTCACCCCGACCTGGCCGCGGGCCTGCGCCGGCAGCCTGCCGTTGATGGTCAGCGTGCCGCTGTCCTGACGGACCAGGCCCGAGGCGATCTCCACGAAAGTGGTCTTGCCCGCGCCATTGTGGCCCACGAGCCCGACGATCTCGCCCGAGGCCACCTGCAAGCTGAACCCGTCGAGCGCGGTCACTGCGCCGTAACGTTTAGTCAAGTCCAGAACTTCGAGCAAGGTGTCACATCCCAGGTAAGTGCACCGACGATGGCGGCGTCTCGTCATCGCCAAATCGGTGCTAGGGCCGCACGAATGTGCTTCGGCGGTACTGCGGCGATCAAGTGATCTGCCAGGAGCAATTCCTAAGATAGGGAAGCCCGCGGGATACCGCTATTGGCAAGAAGTGGTCTGAGAATTTAGGCCATCGGCGTGGCTGGTCCGGGCGCTGACCGCTACCTGTCAGCGCCGGCGTGGCCCGGCGGCCGCCGTCGAGTCGATATCATCGCTGCAGTGCTCGGCGCCGCTCACCTCAGGGTGCGGCTCCCCGCGAACTGGCTTTACCCATACCGTGCGGAGGAACTTCCAATGGACCAGTCACCTGAGCCCCGTCCGGCCGGCGGCGTGCGTGCCTCGGACAGCGATCGGCAGGCAGTCGTCGATCAGCTCAGAACCGCCGTCGACGAGGGCCGGCTCGGGCTGGTCGAGTGGAACGAGCGGGTGGCCCAGGCCTACCAGGCGCGCACCTACGCCGAGCTTGCCGAGGTGGCCGCCGACCTGCCGGCCGCCAAGCGGCCCGCGCCGCCACCCGCGCCCGCGCCGCGGTTGTCCGACACGTCCGCCGGCTTCATCCGGGATCTGCCCATCGCCCTCAAGGTGCTCTGGACGATCTGGTTGAGCGCGGTCCTGATCAACGTGGTGATCTGGGCCATGGTCAGCGCGGCCGGGGACCTGAAGTACTTCTGGCCCGCCTGGGTGGCCGGCCCCAGCGGCGCCGCGCTGCTCGGAGTCTCGATCGGGGTGACGGTGATCGGGCGGAACCGCCGCACGGCGGCCGCCCAGCGGCGCGACTCAGCGGCCCGCCGCCGGCGCTGACCGCGGGAGCCGGCCATCCGCCGGGCTTTCCCGTTGTGGCACAACGCTGATCGGTGCGGCACACCGCTGATCTGTTGCCGCGCGCCGTGGCGCGAAGCCGATCAGTGTCGGTGCAACGCCAGGTCTGACTCCGGGCGTGCCGTCGGCTCGGTCGCCTCCTGCGGCGGCAGGGTCTCCTTGACGCCGTACCGGCCGTAGAGCGCCTGCACGAACGACGGCGCCCACCAGTTGTACCGGCCCAACAGGCGCATGGTGGCCGGCACCAGTATCAGCCGCACCAGCGTGGCGTCGACCAGCAGCGCCACGACCATCCCGACGCCGATCATCTTGATGAAGGTGATGCCCGAGGTCGCGAAGCTGCCGACCACCACGCACAGGAGCACGGCGGCGGTGGAGATCAGCCAGCCGGTGTGCTGCACCCCGCTCTTCACCGCCTCGGTGTTGTCGCCGAGCTCATCCCAGTTCTCGCGGACCCGGGAGAGCAGGAACACCTCGTAGTCCATGGACAATCCGAACAGGATCGCCACCATCAGGATCGGCTGGCTGGACTCGACGTATCCGGTCGGGATGAAGTTGAACAGCCCGGACAGGTGGCCGTCCTGGAAGATCCAGGTCACCGCGCCGAAAGCCGCGCCCAGCGACACCACGTTCATCACGATGGCCTTGAGCGGGACCACCACCGAGCCGAACGCCACTGTCAGCACCACGAAGGTGATCAGGGCGACCAGCAACGCCATCCACGGCAGCCGTTCGGTCAGCGAGTCGAGCTGGTCCATCACGCTCGCGGTGGACCCGCCCACCATCACCTGCGCGCCCGGCGGCGCCGGCAGGTCACGGATCGAGGAGACGATCTGGCGCGCGGGTTCGCTGCTGGCGTCACCGGCATAGCTGACCGTCAACAAGGTGGACCCACCCTGCTGCGCCGCCACCGCGATGTCGGTGACCCCGGGGACGCTATCGACCTGCTGCCTGAAGGCCGCCGCCGCTTCCGGCGCGGCAGAGCTGATCAGCACCCGGATGGGCCGGATGGTGCCGTTCGGGAAGTCGGCGGCCAGCCGGGCCGACACCACCTGGCTCTCGGTGCCGGGCGGCAGCATCCGCTCGTCGATGCCGCCGAAGCGGATGCCCAGGAACGGCATGGTCAACACGGCCAGCAAGGCGACCACGCCGATCAGGTAGAGCACCGGCCGGCGCATCACCTGTCCGGCGATCCGGGCCCACCGGCCGTCTTGCAGCGCGCGGCCGGCGCCGGCCGCGACCGCTCCGGTCACGCTCGCAACCCCCCGCTTGCGCGCCCAGGGCAACCTGAGCGCGTTGACCCGGTGGCCGAGCACCGCCAGCAGCGCCGGCAGCACCGTCAGGCTGGCCACCATCGCCACCAGGACGGCGGCCGCGCCGCCCAGGCCCATCGAGCGCAGCAACACCTGCGGAAAGATCATCAGGCTGGACAGCGCCAGCATCACCAGCACGCCGGAGACCACCACGGTCCGCCCGGCAGTGGCCATCGTGCGGGCCAGGGCCTGCTCGACGCTCGCGTTGGCGTCCAGCTCGTCGCGGAACCGGCTGACTATGAAAAGCCCGTAATCCACGGCCAGTCCCAGGCCCAGGATGGTGATGATGTTGATCGAGAAGATCGACACATCGGTGAACATGGTGATCACCCGGACCAGCGCGAACGCGCCGAGCACCGCGACGGCGCCGATCAGCACCGGCATCAGAGCCGCGACCACGCTGCCGAAGACTACGAGCAGCAGCAGCAGCAGGATCGGCATCGCGATCATCTCGGCCCGCGCGATGTCACTGGGGATCTGGCCGTCGATGTCGAGGTCGACGGCGGTCTGGCCGCCCACCTGGGTGCGCAGACCGGTGGCCGCGAGATTGTCGCGGATCTCCGTCTCGTCATCGTCGGAGGCCTCGGATGACAACCGGATCGCCAGGTAGGTCTGGCGCTTGTCGGTCGACACCATCGAAGGCGAGCCGGTGCTGTAGTAGGAGTTCACCTCGGCCACCGCCGGCGAGGCCTGCAGCCGGGTCGCGACCGCCTCTACCGCGCCGCGGAATTGCGGATCCTCGACCGACAGGGTGTCACTGGAGTAGAGCGCGATGAAGTCGGTGTGCTGCGGTCCGACCTCGGCCAGCACCCGCTCATTGATGCGCTGGGACTCACTTGCCGGGTTGTCCAGGCTGGAGTCGTCGGACAGCGCGTCGAACACCCCGATGCCCCAGACCCCTGAGAATGCGACGAAACCCAGTGTCAGGACCAGTACCAACCACCTGAGCCTGCCAATGACCGTTCCCCACCAAGCGAACATGTTTCGTCCTCCGCACAGCACATCAGTGTCAGGCCCCGGTACCTGAATGGTCCCAGAGAAGTAGGTGGGTCGACAGACCCGCCGCGTGGCCGATAGTTGCCAGTGTCACCAAAGTGACAGTTGCGAGGCCTACAACCAGCCGCGCAACGCCCCGGCGACGTGGCCCAGGGCCACCTCGGAGCGCTCGAAGACCGCGAAATGGCCGCCCGGCAGGGTGTGCAGGGCGAAGCCGGCGCTGGTCTGCTCGTGCCACCGCTGCTGCCACTCGTGCGGCGCGCGGGGGTCCGCGGTGCTGGACAGCACGGTCACCGGCACGTCCAGCGGGGGCTCCGGCTGGTAGGAGTAGGTCTCTTTCACGCTGAAATCGGCCCGGACCGCGGGCAGGATCATCTGCAGCACCTCGGGATCGGCGAGCAGCCAATCCGGGGTGCCGCCGAGCTGGCGCAGCATCTGCACCAGCTGCGGCTGGGTCATCCCCGTCACCGGTGGACCGTCCTCGATCGGGCAATGCGGCGCGACGCAGCCGGAGACGAACAGCTGGACCGGCTGCTCGCCGCCCCGCCGCCGGATCTCGCGCAGCGTCTCGAACGCCACCAGCGCGCCGAGGCTGTGGCCGTAGACGGCGAACGGGCGGCCGGCCGCGGCCTCGGTGATCACGCCGGCCAGGTCGGCGGCCAGCGGCGCCATCTGCTCGTAGGGAGCATCCCGCAGCCGCGCCTCCCGCCCGGGCGGCTGCACCGGCAGCACGTCGACGCCGGGCAACCGGCCCAGCCAGGCCCGGTACGCCGAGGCGCCGCCACCGGCGTGCGGAAGGCAGAACAGCGGCAGGCCACCGAGATCAGGAAAGGCGTGCAAGGGCAGCCAGCGGCTGGTCTGCTGGGCGGCCCGGGTCACGTGAGGATCTCGAGCCGGACGTAGGGCGGCGGCTCCTGCAACGCGTCGAGGTCAGCGCCCAGCACCACCAGGTTGCCGTCCCGGCTCACCTCGCGAAAGCCCGCGAAGGCATAGGTGATCTGCATCATCCGGTTGCGGCCGGTCTCGACGAAGTCGGCGTGCAGGGCGACGCCGGCTTCCTTGGCCAGGGTCATGATGTGGTTCAGCATCACCATGCCCACGCCGCGCGACATCACCCGGCACGACATCAGCATCATCCGCAGCTTCCAGACCTTCTCGCCCTTGTCCACCAGCGCGAGCCCGATCTTGCCGTAGCTGCCGAGCTTGTCGGTGAGCGAGGCGACCAGCAACAGGTGATCCGGCGACTCGCGCACGGCGTCGAGCTCGTCGTAGGAGTAGGTGTGCCCGGTGGAGTTCAGCTGGTTGGTGCGCACCGTGAGCTCCTCGGCGCGCTGCAGGTCCTGCCGCTTGGCGCGCTCGAGGGTGAAGCACATCTCCAGGCTGGCCAGGAACTCGTCGTTGGTGCCGACGAACTCCTCCTCCAGCTCGTCCCGGGCGATCTGGCCGCGGTACATCTCGCGCCGCTGGGCCGACTCGTCGGTGAGGAAGCGGGGCCGGAAGTCCGGGCGCTCCAGTGCCTCGTCCAGCTCCAGGATGTCCACGCAGGTCAGGGCGGGCAACACGTGGTTGACCTCGGCGCGCTCGAACTCCTGGTCATCGACGAAGGCGAACGCGTCCAGGCCCAGGTTGAGCGCCTTGGCGATCAGCTGGATCGAGCTGGACTTGGCGTTCCAGTTGATCTGCGGGTACAGCAGGATCTCATCGAGACCGAACTCCCGCAGCTTGGCCATCGCCACCGCGCGGTCGTTCTTGCTCGCCACCGACTGCAGGATGCCCATCTCATCCAGGCGCTTGATCCGCTCCACCACCCAGGGACGCAGGGTGACCGCCTCGTCCTCGAGCAGCACCCCGTCCCACAGGGTGTTGTCCAGGTCCCACACGATGCACTTGATCCGACCCCGCACCGGCTTGCCGGCCGGTGGGGCAGGAGTCAGGGTGCTCTGCTGGTCAATGCTCACAGGTTCATCTCCCGGTATGCCGCGCCAGCGATGGTGATCCGCTGGACTTCGTTGCTGCCCTCGATGATTTCCATCACCTTGGCGTCGCGGTACAGGCGCGCGACCGGGTAGTCCGGCCCGCACCCGTTCGCGCCATGGATCTGGACCGCTTCGGAGGCGTGTTTGGCGGCCGCGGTGGAGGCGAAGTACTTCGCCACCCAGGTGGCCATGATGGTTGCCGCTTCACCGGCGTCCTTGAGCCGGCCGGCCTCCCCGCAGAGCAGCCGGGCGGCCCGCACGTCGGTGACCATGTCGCTGACCTTGGCTTGGATCAGCTGCAGGTTGCGCAGGGTCGTGCCGCCCACGCTGCGCTGGTTGGTGTAGGACGCGCAGGCTTCCAGGCACGCCTGGATGATCCCGACCGAGCCGACCGCCACGCTGTAGCGCCCGAGGTCCAGGGTGCCGGTCAGCATCATGCCGGCGGTGAAGCCGCTGGGACCGAGCAGCGCGTCCGGACCGAGCCGGACGTCGGTGAACGTGATCTTGCCGAGCATCGACCCGCGGGTGCCGAGGATCTCCGGAATCGGCCGGACCTCGACCCCCGGGGTGTTCCTCGGCACCAGAAAGGCGCCGATGCTGCCGGCGGTGCGGGCGAACACCAGGAACAGATCGGCCCGCTGGCCATTGGTGATCCAGGTCTTGACCCCGTCCAGCACCCAGCCGCCGCCGGACTCCACGGCGCTGGTCCGGATACCGGTGGCGTCGCTGCCGGCCTCAGGCTCGGACAGGCAGAACGCCCCGAGGGTGGCGCCGGTGGCAAGCGGCAGCGCCCACTGCTCGCACTGCGCCGCGCTCCCCCACCGCTGCAGCGCCCAGGCCACCATGGTGTGCACCGTGAGCAGGCTGCGGACCGAGGAGCAACCGCGACCCACCTCTTCGTGCAGGTGGCCCAACGTCACCATGTCCATGCCGGCGCCGCCGAACCGCTCGGGCAGGAACGGCGCCCACATGCCGGCGGCGCTCATCCGCTCGAGCAGCTCCTCGGGCAGCCGACCCGCACGCTCGAAGTCGTTGGCGTACGGGGAGATGTGCGCATCGACGAAGGCACGCGCCGACGCCCGGTCGCCAACCACGCCGACATCCTTGGCGAGGACGACCGAATCAGTCATGCTCACACCTCAACGGGTTGGGATGAGAGCCTGTGCACCAGCTCCGACATCGAGGTGACGGTGCGGAAGTTGTCGATCCGCAGCTCGTCGTTGGGAACGGTGACGGAGAAGGTCTTCTCCACGAACATCACCAGCTCCATCGCGAACAGCGAGTTCACGAACCCGATCTGGAAGATGTCCTCGTCCTCGCCGATCTCCACCTGCGGAAAGCGGCTGTGCAGGAAACCGAGAATCTGGGCATTCGTGTGTTCTGACATTGTCTTCGACTCCTATGTCGGTAAAACCAGCGGTTGTAGGAAGGTGGTGCTCAGCCGGCCGTGCGGGCCGGCACGTCGGTGGATCCGGCGTAGTCGTAGAAGCCGCGACCGGACTTGCGGCCGTGCAGCCCGGCGTCGGTCATCTGACGCAGCAGCGGACAGGGCCGGTACTTGCTGTCGGCGTAGTGCTGGTAGAGCACCTCGACGCTGTAGAGGACGGTGTCCACGCCGATCAGGTCCGCCGTCTCCAGCGGCCCCATCGGGTGCCCGAAGCAACTGCGGAACACCTCGTCCACGGCCTCCGCGGTGGCCACGCCCTCATACACCAGGTACGCGGCCTCGTTCATGAACACGTGCGAGAGCCGGTTGGAGATGAACCCGCAGGAGTCCTTGACGTCGACCGCCTTCTTGCCCATGGCGGCGAGCAGGCTCCGGGTGCGCTCGATGGTCTCGGCCGAGGTGTGGAACCCCGGGATCATCTCCACCGTCGGCTTCATCGGCACCGGGTTCATGAAGTGCACCCCGATGACCTTGTCCGGACGGCTCGTGACGGTCGCGACCTTGGCGATCGGGATCGCCGAGGTATTGACGATGAAGACGGTGTCCGGGCCGCACGCGGCGTCCAGCTCGGCGAACACCTCGCGCTTGATCGCCCAGTCCTCGGGGACGTTCTCGATGACCAGGTCGGCCTTGGCGACCGCGTCGGCGCCCACCCCCGTGCTGATCCTGGCCAGCACCTGATCGGCGTCGATCGCCGGACCGCCCAGCAGCCGGCTCATCCGGCAGTTGCGCCGGATGGTAGCCAGCGCGTCGGCGAGGATCTGCTCGCTGGTGTCGACCAGGACCACGTCGTGCCCGGTCTGCGCCAGGGCCTGCGCGACCCCGACACCCATCACTCCCGCTCCGATAACTCCGACCACACTCATGACTGCTCCGTCTCCGTACCTGTTAGGTCCTTGGTCTGCTGTTGGCCCTGCCGTGCCTTGCGGCGTCCGGCGGAGGCTTCCAGCCCTGATCTGCGTAGTTGGGCGCGTACCTGGCTGCCGTCCTCGCCGTCCCCGTTCGCCGAGCCGCCGGTCACCGCGTCGCCGGATTGGGCCGTCTCGATGACCCGGCCCAGCGCCGCGACGGTGGGCGCCTCGTAGAGGATGTGCGGCGGCAGCTCCACCGAGGTGAACTCGGCGCGCAACGCGGCCACGATGCTCACCCCCAGCAGTGAGTTGCCGCCCAGCTCGAAGAAGTTGTCGGCGGCGCCGACCTGCTCCAGCCGCAGCGACTCCGACCAGATGGCAGCGATCGCCGTCTCCACGGCGCCGCTGGGCTCCTGGTAGGAGGTGACCAGTTCCGGCCGCGGGTGCCTGGTGCCGCCCCCGCCGGACATCGCCGTCGAGGTCACGGCCGCGACCGTGAACTTCGAGCTGTAACCGACCATGGTCTCGAAGTCCTGGGTAGACACCACGATCCGCGGCTCGTCACAGGCCAGCACCCGCAGCAGCGAGCGCCAGCCCTCCTCGAAGCCGATGCCGATCCGGGCCCGGTTCTCGCGGAAGAAGTCCGCCAGGGTGTCGGCGTAGCCGGTGAGCCCCTCCTCCCAGGCGTTCCAGGTCCACTCGCCCCAGTTGATCGACAGCACCCGGCGGCCGGTTGCCGCCAGCTGGTAGGCGTAGCTGTCCAGGAAGGCGTTGCCCGAGCAGTAGTCCACCTGGCCCGGGCCGCCGCCGGTGGTCGAGGTGATCGAGGAGAACAGCG
This region includes:
- a CDS encoding ABC transporter permease; this encodes MLLDTPAAAGPMAGLRGSVYRISAITRHNLTIRLRDPGQMISYIVMPMVLMVVLKPLYTRAVEGGAVQVVTGLLVMFSVFAIAIAGNSILVERQWHTWDRLRQSRASATEMLLGKTLPIFAVMLLQQSLLFCYGCLVIGIPWPRSPHYVALAIFVWTFSLLAMGAALATVARSLGELGVISDVGALVLSSLGGALVPLSILPGWAGTLAHISPGYYALSMFQAAVRGDTRDVLVPAAILMGLGLLAGVYAVRRLARGWGRTRLL
- a CDS encoding ABC transporter ATP-binding protein, translated to MTALDGFSLQVASGEIVGLVGHNGAGKTTFVEIASGLVRQDSGTLTINGRLPAQARGQVGVTPQHIGLYPSITVREHLDLFGRLAGLRREALTNAIDELAVALRLTEIMDRRTGVLSGGQQRRTQAATALIHRPSVLLLDEPTAGADQETRQAMLDVVKQRAGEGAAVVYTTHYLPELTELQATIAVIRAGRIVARGSYDELVRGLPGEVRVIFEDEEDLRVSTTEPTVTLIELLSSTDRPISAVELRNASLDDVYRSLAVNNAS
- a CDS encoding DUF1707 domain-containing protein yields the protein MDQSPEPRPAGGVRASDSDRQAVVDQLRTAVDEGRLGLVEWNERVAQAYQARTYAELAEVAADLPAAKRPAPPPAPAPRLSDTSAGFIRDLPIALKVLWTIWLSAVLINVVIWAMVSAAGDLKYFWPAWVAGPSGAALLGVSIGVTVIGRNRRTAAAQRRDSAARRRR
- a CDS encoding MMPL family transporter; protein product: MVLVLTLGFVAFSGVWGIGVFDALSDDSSLDNPASESQRINERVLAEVGPQHTDFIALYSSDTLSVEDPQFRGAVEAVATRLQASPAVAEVNSYYSTGSPSMVSTDKRQTYLAIRLSSEASDDDETEIRDNLAATGLRTQVGGQTAVDLDIDGQIPSDIARAEMIAMPILLLLLLVVFGSVVAALMPVLIGAVAVLGAFALVRVITMFTDVSIFSINIITILGLGLAVDYGLFIVSRFRDELDANASVEQALARTMATAGRTVVVSGVLVMLALSSLMIFPQVLLRSMGLGGAAAVLVAMVASLTVLPALLAVLGHRVNALRLPWARKRGVASVTGAVAAGAGRALQDGRWARIAGQVMRRPVLYLIGVVALLAVLTMPFLGIRFGGIDERMLPPGTESQVVSARLAADFPNGTIRPIRVLISSAAPEAAAAFRQQVDSVPGVTDIAVAAQQGGSTLLTVSYAGDASSEPARQIVSSIRDLPAPPGAQVMVGGSTASVMDQLDSLTERLPWMALLVALITFVVLTVAFGSVVVPLKAIVMNVVSLGAAFGAVTWIFQDGHLSGLFNFIPTGYVESSQPILMVAILFGLSMDYEVFLLSRVRENWDELGDNTEAVKSGVQHTGWLISTAAVLLCVVVGSFATSGITFIKMIGVGMVVALLVDATLVRLILVPATMRLLGRYNWWAPSFVQALYGRYGVKETLPPQEATEPTARPESDLALHRH
- a CDS encoding alpha/beta fold hydrolase, which encodes MTRAAQQTSRWLPLHAFPDLGGLPLFCLPHAGGGASAYRAWLGRLPGVDVLPVQPPGREARLRDAPYEQMAPLAADLAGVITEAAAGRPFAVYGHSLGALVAFETLREIRRRGGEQPVQLFVSGCVAPHCPIEDGPPVTGMTQPQLVQMLRQLGGTPDWLLADPEVLQMILPAVRADFSVKETYSYQPEPPLDVPVTVLSSTADPRAPHEWQQRWHEQTSAGFALHTLPGGHFAVFERSEVALGHVAGALRGWL
- a CDS encoding HAD-IIIC family phosphatase; the protein is MSIDQQSTLTPAPPAGKPVRGRIKCIVWDLDNTLWDGVLLEDEAVTLRPWVVERIKRLDEMGILQSVASKNDRAVAMAKLREFGLDEILLYPQINWNAKSSSIQLIAKALNLGLDAFAFVDDQEFERAEVNHVLPALTCVDILELDEALERPDFRPRFLTDESAQRREMYRGQIARDELEEEFVGTNDEFLASLEMCFTLERAKRQDLQRAEELTVRTNQLNSTGHTYSYDELDAVRESPDHLLLVASLTDKLGSYGKIGLALVDKGEKVWKLRMMLMSCRVMSRGVGMVMLNHIMTLAKEAGVALHADFVETGRNRMMQITYAFAGFREVSRDGNLVVLGADLDALQEPPPYVRLEILT
- a CDS encoding acyl-CoA dehydrogenase family protein; protein product: MTDSVVLAKDVGVVGDRASARAFVDAHISPYANDFERAGRLPEELLERMSAAGMWAPFLPERFGGAGMDMVTLGHLHEEVGRGCSSVRSLLTVHTMVAWALQRWGSAAQCEQWALPLATGATLGAFCLSEPEAGSDATGIRTSAVESGGGWVLDGVKTWITNGQRADLFLVFARTAGSIGAFLVPRNTPGVEVRPIPEILGTRGSMLGKITFTDVRLGPDALLGPSGFTAGMMLTGTLDLGRYSVAVGSVGIIQACLEACASYTNQRSVGGTTLRNLQLIQAKVSDMVTDVRAARLLCGEAGRLKDAGEAATIMATWVAKYFASTAAAKHASEAVQIHGANGCGPDYPVARLYRDAKVMEIIEGSNEVQRITIAGAAYREMNL
- a CDS encoding acyl carrier protein, with the protein product MSEHTNAQILGFLHSRFPQVEIGEDEDIFQIGFVNSLFAMELVMFVEKTFSVTVPNDELRIDNFRTVTSMSELVHRLSSQPVEV
- a CDS encoding 3-hydroxyacyl-CoA dehydrogenase NAD-binding domain-containing protein produces the protein MSVVGVIGAGVMGVGVAQALAQTGHDVVLVDTSEQILADALATIRRNCRMSRLLGGPAIDADQVLARISTGVGADAVAKADLVIENVPEDWAIKREVFAELDAACGPDTVFIVNTSAIPIAKVATVTSRPDKVIGVHFMNPVPMKPTVEMIPGFHTSAETIERTRSLLAAMGKKAVDVKDSCGFISNRLSHVFMNEAAYLVYEGVATAEAVDEVFRSCFGHPMGPLETADLIGVDTVLYSVEVLYQHYADSKYRPCPLLRQMTDAGLHGRKSGRGFYDYAGSTDVPARTAG